TTCGGCGGGTTGTACTTGAAGCCGCCGTCGCGCGGCGGGTTGTGGGACGGAGTGATGACGATGCCGTCGGCGCGCTTCGGGTCGGTGCCGGTCACGCCGCCCGCGAGCTTTGCGTTGTGGGCGAGGATGGCGTGCGAGACCGCCGGGGTGGGCGTGTAGCGGCCGCGGTCGTCGACCAGCACGGTGATGTCGTTAGCGAGCAGCACCTCGAGCGCGGAGATCATGGCCGGCTCGGACAGGGCGTGGGTGTCGCGGCCGATGTAGACGGGGCCGCCGATGTTGTTGGCGCGGCGGTAGTCGACGATCGCCTGCGTGGTGGCCAGGATGTGATCCTCGTTGAAGGCGGTGTCGAGCGAGGAGCCGCGGTGCCCGGAGGTGCCGAAGGAGACCTGCTGGTCGGGGTTGTTCGCGTCCGGCTTGCGGGTGTAATACGCCGTGACCAGCTCGGCGATGTCGATGAGGTCCTCGGGAAGCGCGACAAGACCTGCGCGGGGGTGTGCCATTGAAGTCTCCTTCACAACGGGGCAATCGTGAGGTTGCGGTTTTGTGCCCGAACAGGCGGGGGTGCCTGCCCGGTTTACCCCTATATTGTCCTCGCTTTTCCGGCTTCCTGCAGGCCGAAGTGGGCAAAACGATGCCCCGCCACCCCTAAAATTGCCAGCCCGCATGAAAGAAACCGGCCCCCGCGTTAACGAAAGGCCGGTTCATCAGCTCCGATGTACGAGGCGCGCCGCCGAAGGTGATCGTCGACAAGCACAATGCCCTAGGCGTAAAGGGCAAACCTCTTGAACGGGCGGAAGTAGGTCCACAGCATGAGGAAGATGTAGAAGCAGTCGCGGGCGATGGTCTTGGCGTAGTTCATGCCCACCTCGCTGCTGATGCCCTCATTGCCGAAGCAGCCGCAGTCGGTGACGATGCCGCGGCTCCAGGCCTGCGAGATGCCGACGATAAAGAGGATGAGCACGATCGTTCCCACCACCGACGACTTCCGCAGGAAGATGCCGAGCAGGAGCAGGACGCCGCCCGCGATCTCGAGCGGGGCGATAATGTGCGCGAGCCCGTTGGCCCACGCGTCGGAGAAGATGTCATAGCCCTTGATCGACTGCGCCGTCTCCATGTAATGGCCGAGCTTCGCGGTGCCCGCCTTGATCCAGATGTAGGCCATGTAAAAGCGGGCGATGAAGCTCACCGCGTCTAGCACCGTCGTTTTGTTGAGGGTGAACCGCTTCGCGTTGTCTGTGTTATTCGTAGTTGTAGTCACCCAGTCGACTGTAGCGAGCCTGAGCGGGCGCGCAAAGTGGTAATTCGTCACGTCTAGTGGCCGCGACGGGTTCCGGTGCATCGTTCTAGGCGCCGCGACCTGCGTGTTTCCTTGCTCACTAAGTTTGTTGTCACGTCCCCTAAATGAGACGAGGGTTACTCACTTTTGCATGAAATTCGAGGTGGCACAGGAGGCGCCTGCGGTGCCGGTGGAAGGCCGCGTCATATACTAAGACCCATGTTTCAAGCCTTCGCCGTCGGCCTCGGCGCCGCGTGCGGTGCGCTGGCCCGTTACGGCGTCACCGCCGCGCTCGGCGGCTCCGCGCTGGGTCTGCTGGGGGTCCTGCTCCTCATCAACGCGCTCGGCTCCTTCCTCATGGGCCGCTTCCGCCCGCCCGCGGTCTTTGGCACCGGTTTCCTCGGCGGATTTACCAGCTTCTCCGCGTTCGCCCTCGCGCTCACCGGCGCCGCGTTCCTCCCCGCCGCGGGCTACGCGGTGCTCACCGTCGTCGCCTGCGTCGGCTGCTGGTGGTTGGGCGATTCGCTTATCGACGCCAAGGCGGGCCGATGATCATCCTCGCCATCGCGCTCGGCGGATTCCTCGGCGGGATCCTGCGCTACCTTCTGTCCAAGGCACTGCCCGCGCTCTGGGGCACCTTCGCCGCCAACGCGGCGGCCTGCCTGCTCCTCGGCTACGCCTCGGCCGCCTCGCTCTCCCCCGCCGTCACGGCGCTTCTCGGCACCGGCATCGCGGGGGCGCTGTCGACGTGGTCGACGCTGGCCAAGGAGTTGGGCGGGCTCGGGAAGTCCCGCTCCTACCGGCGGCTCGGCGTCTACCTCGTGGGCACCGTGTTGGTGGGGGTCGCCTGCGTCATGCTCGGGCGAGCCCTCTAGGTCGGCCGAGCCCCTGCTCGCCCCCGCTCGCCCCTACTCCGCGATCGCCTCGAGCGGCGGGGTCTTCGCCGCGTTGCGCGCCGGCCACAGCGCCGCGATGATACCGACCACCCCGGCACCGATGAGCAGCAGCACCAGCTGCGAGTAGGGCACCGCGATCGTGTTCAGGCCCTGCGAGGAGAGCACCTTGAGGAAGGCCCAGCCCAGTCCGAGACCCAGCACGATGCCGGTGAGCGCCCCGTAGAGGGCGATCTGCACCGACTCGATGGTGATCATCGACCTGATCTGGGAGCGCTGCGTTCCCACCGCGCGCAGCATGCCAATCTCCTGGCGGCGCTCGATGACGTTGAGCGCTAGGGTGTTGATGATGCCGATGACGGCCACGATCACCGACAAGGCGAGCAGGGCGTAGAGGATGTTGAGCATCTGGGTGACGGAATCGACCTGCGCGCCCGCGTACTCCTTGGCGGTGCGCACCTGCACGACGAGGTAGTCGGCGACGGCCTGCTCGAGGTTGGGGCGCAGGTTCGGGTCGGTGCCGTTGACGAGGATCGCCACCATGTTGGCGCTCGCGTCGCGGGCGGTCTCCTTCACCGTGGCGTCGGAAAGCTGCATCTTGCCGAGGATCTTGCTGGGGCCATAGGTGCCGATGAGCGTGGCCTGTCCCAGGTCCTCGCCGAGCACGCCCACGACCGGGTAGGACTGGCCGATCTGCCAGCCGTTGGCGGCCGCGAAGTCGCGGTCGGCGATGAAGACGTCGGCGGGATTGAGGTCGAAGCTGCCCTCGGTATCGGTGAGGTTGATCTCCTTCGACAAGTCCCCGGTGCTCACGTAGGTCATCGACGGGATCTGCGGCGCCGGCGAGGTTACCGCGCTCTGGCCGTCGATAGTGACCTGCGAGTAGGCGATGGTGGCCATCGAGTCCACACCCGGGGTGTTCCTCACGGCGTCCGGGACGGCGACGGGGATGGGGAAGCTGCCGTCGCCGGGGCCGGAGAGCACGTAGTCGGCTTGGACCTCCGAGGAGACCAGGTCGTCGACGCTCGCGCGCATCGTCGCCGAGAGCATCCCGATGGCGGACACGAGCGCCACGCCCAGCGTGAGGGCGAAGGCGGTGGTCGCCGTCCGCTTCGGGTTGCGGCGGGAGTTCGTCGCCGCAAGCTTGCCGACGGCGCCAAAGGGAAGACCGATGATCCTGCCCAAGACCCCCACCACCGGGATAGAAAACGCGGGCGAGGCGAGGAAGAAGCCGACGATGCAAGCAAACGCCCCGATGCCCACCGCGATGGCGGCCTTCTTCGTGGACCAATCCTGCGCGGAGACCGCCAGCGCGATGATGGCGATGCCGCCGAGGATGCCGACGGCCCCGATGATCGTGCGCGCCACAAGCGAGGAGCCGGAGGCGGATTCCGTGGAGCGCATGGCCTCCACCGGACGGACGGAGCCCGCCTTCCGCGCAGGCGCCCACGCGCTGACGACGGTCACGACCGTGCCCAGCGCGAGCGGCACCAGAACCGACAGGGCCGTCAGCCCCATCGACGCGTTATCCAGGGGCATGCCCATCCGGGACATCACGTACTGGATGATCTGCACCAAGCCCGCGCCGGCGGCAACGCCCACCGCGGAGCCGATGACGCCGACGATGAGCGCCTCCACGACCACGGAGGCGGTGAGCTGGCGGCGGGACATGCCGAGCGCCCGCAGCAGCGCGAACTCCTTGAGCCGCTGCGCCACGAGCATGGCGAAGGTATTAGCGATGATGAAGGTGCCCACCAGCAGGGCGATGAGCCCGAAGGCGACGAGGAAGTAGTTGACGAAGCTCAGCGCGGTCCGAATCTGCTTGGTCAGGTCCGCGGAGAGAACCGAGGCCGCCTGGAAGGTGACCTCGGGATGGTTGGCCTGCAGGATGCCGACGAGGTCGGCGTCGTGCGCCTCCGACCCCTGCACCAGCACCGACTTCACTCCCCATTCGGAGCTGTAGATCGACTGGTAGGCGTCCGCCGCCATGAACACGCCGACCCCGTGGGACGCCCCGTCCTCCTTGGAGATGAGGCCGCTCACCGTGTACGTGTGTTGCGCGGTCGGGTCGACGACGATGAGCTGATCGCCCACCGCGATGCCGTATTTCTCGGCGGATCCCTCGTCGATGGCCACCTCGCCCTCGCCTACCGGGTTGTTGCCAGAAACGATCGCGCGGGCCTTGCCCACCGTATCCTCCGGCGGATACCACGGGCGCAAAGTCGAGGTGCCCGACCCGGTCTGAATCGGGTCTGCGGCCCCCTTGGCCACGACGACATCGGTGGACTCGTACAGGTTGGTCTTGGCCACAGCAGGGTCCTGCTTCAGCTCTTCCAGCTGCTGGGTCTTGATGAGCCCGGCGTCCGAGCTCGCCACCGCATCGACGCCAGCCAACGAGTCCGCGACGGCCGAGTCGAACACCGCGTTGAGCGAGGCCGTGAACATCATCGCGCCCGAGACGAACGCCGTGCCGAGGACCACGGCGATGACGGTCAGGAACAGGCGAAGCTTGTAGGCGAGCACCGAACGGATGCTCAAACGTGCCATCGTCACTTAGAGGTCCTCGATTCCGGACATCGTCTTGAGGATCGAGTCCACCGTGGGCTCACGAAGCTCGTGCACGATGCGACCGTCCGCGAGGAAGATCACGCGATCGGCATAGGATGCGGCACGCGGGTCGTGGGTCACGATCACCACCGTCTGCTCGTCCTGATCCACAGCCGTACGAAGGATGCTCAAGACCTCGGCGGAAGAGTTCGAGTCGAGGTTGCCGGTCGGCTCGTCACCGAAGATGATCTTGGGGCGTGCCACGAGGGCGCGGGCGCACGCCACGCGCTGCTGCTGACCGCCGGACAGCTCGGCCGGCCGATGGGAGAGCCGCTCAGTAAGCCCGAGCCGAGAAGTGACCTCGTCGAACCAGACCTTGTCGACCTTCTTGCCGGCGATATCCAGCGGAAGGGTGATATTCTCCGCCGCAGTCAGCGTGGGAACGAGGTTGAAGCTCTGGAAGATGAACCCGAGCCGATCGCGGCGCAGCGTGGTCATCTTCTTGTCATTAAGCCCAGCCAGGTCGGTGTCGCCGATGAAAGTAGACCCGCTCGAGACACGATCAAGACCCGCCATGCAGTGCATGAGGGTCGACTTGCCCGAACCCGAGGGCCCCATGATCGCGGTGAACTCGCGCGCAGCGAACTCCACGTTGATCCCCTTGAGCGCGTGGACCGTCGTGTCCCCCGAACCGTACTTCTTTTCTAGGTTCACCGCACGAGCCGCGACCGAAGAATTCATGTAATTACTCCTTGAAAGACAGTTAGAACTAGCCTACAGAGCAAGAATCTTCAGCCACAAAACATCGACAGCTGCCACCCCTGTGCTTTTTGCTTTTCGACGTCTATAGCAACGAAGGCCTCGGCAGGGGGTTCCTGTCGAGGCCTTGGTTTTTTTGAGTTTTTGGTCGGCGGTGTCTTACTCTCCCACACCCTCCCGGGTGCAGTACCATCAGCGCTGTTGGGCTTAGCTTCCGGGTTCGGAATGGGACCGGGCGTGTCCCCAATGCTATAACCACCGACACGATTAATTTGTGGTGTTTGTGTTATGCGGGATACTGCATAGTGAACGCGATACGTTGTGTTGTTTTTGTTTTGTTTTTGTTTTGTTTGATTATGTGTGTTGGTTGTTTGTCGGTAAATTAGTACCAGTCGCCTTCACACCTTACGGTGCTTCCAGGTCTGGCCTATCAACCCCATAGTCTGTGGGGTACCTCAAGTGAAACCTCATCTTAAAACAGGCTTCCCGCTTAGATGCTTTCAGCGGTTATCCCTTCCGTACGTAGCTAACCAGCCCTGCCACTGGCGTGACAACTGGCACACTAGAGGTACGTCCGTCCCGGTCCTCTCGTACTAGGGACAGCTTTCTTCAAGTTTCAACGCGCGCGGCGGATAGAGACCGAACTGTCTCACGACGTTCTAAACCCAGCTCGCGTGCCGCTTTAATGGGCGAACAGCCCAACCCTTGGGACCTACTCCAGCCCCAGGATGCGACGAGCCGACATCGAGGTGCCAAACCATCCCGTCGATATGGACTCTTGGGGAAGATCAGCCTGTTATCCCCGGGGTACCTTTTATCCGTTGAGCGACACCACTTCCACACGTAGGTGCCGGATCACTAGTCCCTACTTTCGTACCTGCTTGAGCCGTCACTCTCACAGTCAAGCTCCCTTGTGCACTTACACTCAACACCTGATTGCCAACCAGGCTGAGGGAACCTTTGGGCGCCTCCGTTACATTTTGGGAGGCAACCGCCCCAGTTAAACTACCCACCAGGCACTGTCCCCAACCCAGATCATGGGCCAAGGTTAAGGTGCTCAATCCGATCAGAGTGGTATTTCAACTTGCGACTCCACCCCACCTAGCGATGAGGTTTCATAGTCTCCCACCTATCCTACACAAACCGAACCAAACACCAATACCAAGCTATAGTGAAGGTCCCGGGGTCTTTTCGTCCTGCCGCGCGTAACGAGCATCTTTACTCGTACTGCAATTTCACCGGGCCTGTGGTTGAGACAGCAGGGAAGTCGTTACGCCATTCGTGCAGGTCGGAACTTACCCGACAAGGAATTTCGCTACCTTAGGATGGTTATAGTTACCACCGCCGTTTACTGGGGCTTAAATTCTCCGCTTCGCCCACACAAGGGTGGGCTAACAGGTCCTCTTAACCTTCCAGCACCGGGCAGGCGTCAGTCCGTATACATCAACTTCCACGTTTTCGCACGGACCTGTGTTTTTAATAAACAGTCGCTTCCCTCTATTCTCTGCGACCACCACCAGCTCAACCAGTCTGTCACCAGCAGTGGTCCCCCTTCTCCCGAAGTTACGGGGGCATTTTGCCGAGTTCCTTAACCACAGTTCACCCGAACGCCTTAGTATTCTCTACCTGACTACCTGTGTCGGTTATGGGTACGGGCCATGTATACACATCGCTAGAGGCTTTTCTTGACAGTACAGGATCACCAACATCCCCAAAAAAATGGGTACGCATCACGCCTGACCCTTTCATGCAACGCGGATTTACCTCTCGTTGCGGGCTGCACGCTTACACCACAATCCAGTAAGTGGCTTGGCTACCAACCTGTGTCACCCCATCGCTTGGCTACTACCACGTCAGGTCCCACGCAGCCCCACACACAATCAACAAGTTGACAACGTGTGGTTTTGGGTGGTTAGTATCCATGATTCACCAGTGGGCGCATATACACGGGTACGGGAATATCAACCCGTTGTCCATCGACTACGCCTGTCGGCCTCGCCTTAGGTCCCGACTCACCCTGGGAAGATTAGCTTAACCCAGGAACCCTTAGTCATCCGGCGGATATGTTTTCCACATATCAGTCGTTACTCATGCCTGCATTCTCACTCGCACACACTCCACACCATCAGTTACCCGGGCGCTTCACAGCGTGCACGACGCTCCCCTACCCAACCAGAAAAACTGATTGCCGCGGCTTCGGCGGTGTACTTGAGCCCCACTACATTGTCGGCGCAGAACCACTCGACCAGTGAGCTATTACGCACTCTTTCAAGGGTGGCTGCTTCTAAGCCAACCTCCTGGCTGTCTTCGCGATCCCACATCCTTTCCCACTT
This is a stretch of genomic DNA from Corynebacterium vitaeruminis DSM 20294. It encodes these proteins:
- a CDS encoding DoxX family protein, translating into MTTTTNNTDNAKRFTLNKTTVLDAVSFIARFYMAYIWIKAGTAKLGHYMETAQSIKGYDIFSDAWANGLAHIIAPLEIAGGVLLLLGIFLRKSSVVGTIVLILFIVGISQAWSRGIVTDCGCFGNEGISSEVGMNYAKTIARDCFYIFLMLWTYFRPFKRFALYA
- a CDS encoding fluoride efflux transporter family protein encodes the protein MFQAFAVGLGAACGALARYGVTAALGGSALGLLGVLLLINALGSFLMGRFRPPAVFGTGFLGGFTSFSAFALALTGAAFLPAAGYAVLTVVACVGCWWLGDSLIDAKAGR
- a CDS encoding fluoride efflux transporter FluC: MIILAIALGGFLGGILRYLLSKALPALWGTFAANAAACLLLGYASAASLSPAVTALLGTGIAGALSTWSTLAKELGGLGKSRSYRRLGVYLVGTVLVGVACVMLGRAL
- a CDS encoding ABC transporter permease, with product MARLSIRSVLAYKLRLFLTVIAVVLGTAFVSGAMMFTASLNAVFDSAVADSLAGVDAVASSDAGLIKTQQLEELKQDPAVAKTNLYESTDVVVAKGAADPIQTGSGTSTLRPWYPPEDTVGKARAIVSGNNPVGEGEVAIDEGSAEKYGIAVGDQLIVVDPTAQHTYTVSGLISKEDGASHGVGVFMAADAYQSIYSSEWGVKSVLVQGSEAHDADLVGILQANHPEVTFQAASVLSADLTKQIRTALSFVNYFLVAFGLIALLVGTFIIANTFAMLVAQRLKEFALLRALGMSRRQLTASVVVEALIVGVIGSAVGVAAGAGLVQIIQYVMSRMGMPLDNASMGLTALSVLVPLALGTVVTVVSAWAPARKAGSVRPVEAMRSTESASGSSLVARTIIGAVGILGGIAIIALAVSAQDWSTKKAAIAVGIGAFACIVGFFLASPAFSIPVVGVLGRIIGLPFGAVGKLAATNSRRNPKRTATTAFALTLGVALVSAIGMLSATMRASVDDLVSSEVQADYVLSGPGDGSFPIPVAVPDAVRNTPGVDSMATIAYSQVTIDGQSAVTSPAPQIPSMTYVSTGDLSKEINLTDTEGSFDLNPADVFIADRDFAAANGWQIGQSYPVVGVLGEDLGQATLIGTYGPSKILGKMQLSDATVKETARDASANMVAILVNGTDPNLRPNLEQAVADYLVVQVRTAKEYAGAQVDSVTQMLNILYALLALSVIVAVIGIINTLALNVIERRQEIGMLRAVGTQRSQIRSMITIESVQIALYGALTGIVLGLGLGWAFLKVLSSQGLNTIAVPYSQLVLLLIGAGVVGIIAALWPARNAAKTPPLEAIAE
- a CDS encoding ABC transporter ATP-binding protein codes for the protein MNSSVAARAVNLEKKYGSGDTTVHALKGINVEFAAREFTAIMGPSGSGKSTLMHCMAGLDRVSSGSTFIGDTDLAGLNDKKMTTLRRDRLGFIFQSFNLVPTLTAAENITLPLDIAGKKVDKVWFDEVTSRLGLTERLSHRPAELSGGQQQRVACARALVARPKIIFGDEPTGNLDSNSSAEVLSILRTAVDQDEQTVVIVTHDPRAASYADRVIFLADGRIVHELREPTVDSILKTMSGIEDL